A window of Cyanobacteriota bacterium genomic DNA:
CTGTTGCGCTTCGTTCCCCTCTCGCAAAATCTTCTGCACAGGAGACAGAAAACAGCTAAATCCTTCTGCTTTCGCCGTTGTCCAGACTTCGGCATACAGTTCTTGCACCCAATCTCGCGCCACGATCGTCCGTCCATCTTGCCAATGGCGTAGCTCAGCATCCAGACCGTAGCGGGCAACCGCCGCCTCGTTAGCATCTGCCAGCGCTACCAACTCATCAGCACGGGTCGTAGCTGCTAGGGTACTTTGTTCCAATGGATCCAAACTGGAATCAGTCAGCAGTTGTGTCAGCCGTGCTTCCAATAGGGCTGTGACTGCCAGCAGTGCCAGAGGATCAACCATCAGGTCACAGATTCGTAATTCCAGACGATTCAGTGAGTAGGGGCGGTGGTTGCCGTTGGGGCGAACAGACGACCACAGGTGACGCACATTTTGCATCGTGCCCGCTGCAAGTTGTTCATTCGTCCAGCCAATGAAATGGGCATGGCTCTCAAACAACGGCACATGCTGCGGAGTTTTGGGAAAGACCTGCCAGCGGGTAGAGTGAGATCCAGTAGCTATGCCATCGAGGAATGGAGAGGAGGCTGATAGGGCCA
This region includes:
- the gshA gene encoding glutamate--cysteine ligase, whose protein sequence is MLCKGFEVEMYTGTTAGDIVGLSDQIVAALDGFVREPDSRNVEYTTPPMTCYDRLLCALVRPRQRLRTYLQHLNPTYTILPGSTLSLGDTRYFQRSDPANPYHTYIEQTYGTKVVTASIHINIGISDAETLMRACRLVRVEAPLYLALSASSPFLDGIATGSHSTRWQVFPKTPQHVPLFESHAHFIGWTNEQLAAGTMQNVRHLWSSVRPNGNHRPYSLNRLELRICDLMVDPLALLAVTALLEARLTQLLTDSSLDPLEQSTLAATTRADELVALADANEAAVARYGLDAELRHWQDGRTIVARDWVQELYAEVWTTAKAEGFSCFLSPVQKILREGNEAQQWLKLYQAGWDVRSIITQAAEAMLVQETELAAQICQPVAA